In one Musa acuminata AAA Group cultivar baxijiao chromosome BXJ2-5, Cavendish_Baxijiao_AAA, whole genome shotgun sequence genomic region, the following are encoded:
- the LOC135612693 gene encoding uncharacterized protein LOC135612693 isoform X2 — protein sequence MTSNPLPWHWVIETLANCKQVDTSVLGDLILKDAEILIGAPVPVREKVALRYLEKLVDVDREEGPSEWASSGKIDVNRSCEEVLSQEMRKVARLFNLEKDKVNLLTPDLHKFILQKRASLSGSSLDKIKAAILQGHCQALLPLKEISGLLVQNEVDNFQGKVSDESQRAKKLQVSTYNTEMESLRQSPAAPAPDGCNGLLQEECTRSIPQFPNQIVEGFKRMLQGDGVNNGGSYQNINEFTGNERKKIKLSTKDYHAQSNEKDSGLLAPGSNTVISQEDASESMEHLVKLNVTATNDKTIIQGSMCELPGRENIDAGGIHMPQPQQISSCPVPANINIIMQEDSPRVGQRLPLDVFVMDDDHAHLMKDATITKLPCNEGGSLQHVSVDGSGEKMNSAFFEKSRLNVQLSVTPEIAGDGDGSCNVLSDAELHNDIFAAEKHRLLSSQVHINDDSAIGGCTEQGLCIKCDKGGELLTCGGNGCLISVHESCLGSSPIFDTSGLFYCPFCSYTRASISYRKVKKNFIQARRVLSEFIGGNFVRGHRKVSPSGVHKETNQTRVVDNSCSEHSAGSSQCKGNKLNEISVEVNEHSRVDGECACDNCTSLMLNGNADLSKVHIVPQSNGEQVEVAEHQHLREPYAAADNCRGDSCHARDIDVRQGDIVMIEDHSNVQQLKTPEEEGLMLNGNADLSKGHIVPRSNREQVEVAEHQHLREPYAAAVNCPGDPCHARDINDVRQDDIVMIEAHSNIQQLKTPEEEGHASVDKVSAGEKHGKRQLEDILVVDNNGRNKSSPAKSKRHISRAKRYSNPILPPTRRTKLSWTPEEEEFLREAVHELGEKNDGIIPWVKILELGRHVIHKTRQPGDLKDKWRNMKKKEASRTLNR from the exons ATGACGTCGAACCCTCTCCCGTGGCATTGGGTCATCGAAACCCTAGCAAATTGCAAGCAAGTTGACACTTCCGTCCTCGGGG ATTTGATCTTGAAGGACGCGGAGATCTTAATTGGCGCCCCGGTACCTGTGCGGGAGAAGGTCGCTTTGAGGTACTTGGAGAAACTCGTGGATGTAGATCGAGAGGAGGGTCCCTCGGAGTGGGCCTCTTCCGGTAAGATCGATGTCAACCGATCATGCGAGGAAGTTCTTTCCCAGGAGATGCGGAAG GTAGCAAGATTGTTTAATCTTGAAAAGGATAAGGTAAACCTGCTCACTCCTGACCTTCACAAGTTTAttcttcaaaagagggcttccttATCAGGATCTTCTCTTGACAAG ATAAAGGCAGCCATTCTACAGGGCCATTGCCAAGCTCTCTTGCCGTTGAAGGAAATCAGTGGCTTGCTAGTACAAAATGAAGTTGATAATTTTCAGGGCAAGGTCAGTGATGAGTCTCAAAGGGCAAAGAAGCTTCAAGTAAGCACATACAACACTGAAATGGAATCATTGAGACAGAGTCCAGCTGCTCCTGCACCTGATGGTTGCAATGGACTACTGCAAGAAGAATGCACTAGATCTATACCGCAATTTCCAAATCAGATTGTTGAAGGCTTCAAGAGGATGCTACAAGGAGATGGTGTTAATAATGGTGGCAGTTATCAAAATATCAATGAGTTTACTGGGAACGAAAGGAAGAAGATTAAGCTAAGCACTAAAGATTATCATGCCCAGTCAAATGAAAAAGATTCAGGTCTCCTTGCCCCTGGAAGTAATACTGTCATATCTCAAGAAGATGCTTCAGAATCCATGGAGCATTTAGTTAAGCTAAATGTTACTGCAACTAATGATAAAACTATTATACAGGGTTCCATGTGTGAGCTGCCTGGTCGAGAAAACATTGATGCTGGTGGCATCCATATGCCACAACCACAACAGATTTCATCTTGTCCAGTTCCTGCTAATATCAATATAATCATGCAAGAAGATTCTCCCAGAGTTGGACAACGTTTGCCCTTGGATGTTTTTGTTATGGATGATGATCATGCTCATTTGATGAAAGATGCTACCATTACCAAGTTACCTTGTAACGAAGGTGGAAGTTTGCAACATGTATCTGTAGATGGAAGTGGAGAAAAGATGAATTCTGCATTCTTTGAGAAAAGCCGTTTAAATGTTCAGCTTAGTGTTACACCAGAGATAGCAGGAGATGGGGATGGCTCATGTAATGTGCTTTCTGATGCTGAACTACATAATGATATATTTGCTGCTGAGAAGCACCGCCTTTTGAGCTCCCAAGTACATATCAATGATGATTCTGCCATTGGTGGTTGTACAGAACAAGGTTTGTGTATTAAGTGTGATAAAGGCGGAGAATTGTTGACTTGTGGTGGCAATGGCTGTTTGATATCTGTTCATGAATCATGTTTAGGGTCGTCACCAATTTTTGATACATCAGGACTTTTTTACTGCCCCTTCTGTTCATATAcaagagcttctatttcatatagaaaagtgaagaaaaattttATTCAAGCAAGGAGAGTCCTTTCGGAATTTATTGGTGGAAATTTTGTTCGAGGACATCGAAAGGTGTCACCATCAGGTGTTCATAAAGAAACAAATCAAACAAGAGTTGTTGACAATTCATGTAGTGAACATAGTGCCGGCTCAAGTCAGTGTAAGGGGAATAAGCTCAATGAAATTTCAGTAGAAGTCAATGAACATTCTCGAGTAGACGGTGAATGTGCTTGTGATAATTGCACCTCTCTCATGTTAAATGGTAATGCTGACCTCAGCAAAGTGCATATTGTTCCACAAAGTAATGGTGAACAAGTTGAGGTTGCAGAACACCAGCACTTAAGAGAACCTTATGCTGCTGCTGATAACTGCCGAGGGGATTCATGTCATGCTAGAGACATTGATGTCAGGCAAGGCGACATTGTGATGATTGAGGACCATTCTAATGTACAACAGTTGAAGACTCCTGAGGAAGAAGGCCTCATGTTAAATGGTAATGCTGACCTCAGCAAAGGGCATATTGTTCCACGAAGTAACAGGGAACAAGTTGAGGTTGCAGAACACCAGCACTTGAGAGAACCTTATGCTGCTGCTGTTAACTGCCCTGGGGATCCATGTCATGCTAGAGATATTAATGATGTCAGGCAAGATGACATTGTGATGATTGAGGCCCATTCTAATATACAACAGTTGAAGACTCCTGAGGAAGAAGGCCATGCTTCTGTAGACAAGGTATCAGCTGGTGAAAAGCATGGGAAAAGACAACTAGAGGATATCTTGGTAGTTGATAACAATGGTAGAAACAAATCCTCTCCAGCCAAATCTAAAAGGCATATTTCTCGGGCCAAGCGCTA CTCAAATCCGATACTCCCTCCTACTAGGCGAACTAAACTCTCTTGGACTCCGGAGGAGGAGGAATTTCTAAGG GAGGCAGTTCATGAATTGGGTGAAAAAAATGATGGTATCATCCCATGGGTTAAAATTTTAGAACTTGGTCGCCATGTAATTCATAAGACTCGGCAACCAGGGGATCTCAAAGATAAATGGAGgaatatgaagaagaaagagGCATCAAGAACTCTTAACCGTTAA
- the LOC135612693 gene encoding uncharacterized protein LOC135612693 isoform X3 has product MRKFFQVARLFNLEKDKVNLLTPDLHKFILQKRASLSGSSLDKIKAAILQGHCQALLPLKEISGLLVQNEVDNFQGKVSDESQRAKKLQVSTYNTEMESLRQSPAAPAPDGCNGLLQEECTRSIPQFPNQIVEGFKRMLQGDGVNNGGSYQNINEFTGNERKKIKLSTKDYHAQSNEKDSGLLAPGSNTVISQEDASESMEHLVKLNVTATNDKTIIQGSMCELPGRENIDAGGIHMPQPQQISSCPVPANINIIMQEDSPRVGQRLPLDVFVMDDDHAHLMKDATITKLPCNEGGSLQHVSVDGSGEKMNSAFFEKSRLNVQLSVTPEIAGDGDGSCNVLSDAELHNDIFAAEKHRLLSSQVHINDDSAIGGCTEQGLCIKCDKGGELLTCGGNGCLISVHESCLGSSPIFDTSGLFYCPFCSYTRASISYRKVKKNFIQARRVLSEFIGGNFVRGHRKVSPSGVHKETNQTRVVDNSCSEHSAGSSQCKGNKLNEISVEVNEHSRVDGECACDNCTSLMLNGNADLSKVHIVPQSNGEQVEVAEHQHLREPYAAADNCRGDSCHARDIDVRQGDIVMIEDHSNVQQLKTPEEEGLMLNGNADLSKGHIVPRSNREQVEVAEHQHLREPYAAAVNCPGDPCHARDINDVRQDDIVMIEAHSNIQQLKTPEEEGHASVDKVSAGEKHGKRQLEDILVVDNNGRNKSSPAKSKRHISRAKRYSNPILPPTRRTKLSWTPEEEEFLREAVHELGEKNDGIIPWVKILELGRHVIHKTRQPGDLKDKWRNMKKKEASRTLNR; this is encoded by the exons ATGCGGAAG TTTTTTCAGGTAGCAAGATTGTTTAATCTTGAAAAGGATAAGGTAAACCTGCTCACTCCTGACCTTCACAAGTTTAttcttcaaaagagggcttccttATCAGGATCTTCTCTTGACAAG ATAAAGGCAGCCATTCTACAGGGCCATTGCCAAGCTCTCTTGCCGTTGAAGGAAATCAGTGGCTTGCTAGTACAAAATGAAGTTGATAATTTTCAGGGCAAGGTCAGTGATGAGTCTCAAAGGGCAAAGAAGCTTCAAGTAAGCACATACAACACTGAAATGGAATCATTGAGACAGAGTCCAGCTGCTCCTGCACCTGATGGTTGCAATGGACTACTGCAAGAAGAATGCACTAGATCTATACCGCAATTTCCAAATCAGATTGTTGAAGGCTTCAAGAGGATGCTACAAGGAGATGGTGTTAATAATGGTGGCAGTTATCAAAATATCAATGAGTTTACTGGGAACGAAAGGAAGAAGATTAAGCTAAGCACTAAAGATTATCATGCCCAGTCAAATGAAAAAGATTCAGGTCTCCTTGCCCCTGGAAGTAATACTGTCATATCTCAAGAAGATGCTTCAGAATCCATGGAGCATTTAGTTAAGCTAAATGTTACTGCAACTAATGATAAAACTATTATACAGGGTTCCATGTGTGAGCTGCCTGGTCGAGAAAACATTGATGCTGGTGGCATCCATATGCCACAACCACAACAGATTTCATCTTGTCCAGTTCCTGCTAATATCAATATAATCATGCAAGAAGATTCTCCCAGAGTTGGACAACGTTTGCCCTTGGATGTTTTTGTTATGGATGATGATCATGCTCATTTGATGAAAGATGCTACCATTACCAAGTTACCTTGTAACGAAGGTGGAAGTTTGCAACATGTATCTGTAGATGGAAGTGGAGAAAAGATGAATTCTGCATTCTTTGAGAAAAGCCGTTTAAATGTTCAGCTTAGTGTTACACCAGAGATAGCAGGAGATGGGGATGGCTCATGTAATGTGCTTTCTGATGCTGAACTACATAATGATATATTTGCTGCTGAGAAGCACCGCCTTTTGAGCTCCCAAGTACATATCAATGATGATTCTGCCATTGGTGGTTGTACAGAACAAGGTTTGTGTATTAAGTGTGATAAAGGCGGAGAATTGTTGACTTGTGGTGGCAATGGCTGTTTGATATCTGTTCATGAATCATGTTTAGGGTCGTCACCAATTTTTGATACATCAGGACTTTTTTACTGCCCCTTCTGTTCATATAcaagagcttctatttcatatagaaaagtgaagaaaaattttATTCAAGCAAGGAGAGTCCTTTCGGAATTTATTGGTGGAAATTTTGTTCGAGGACATCGAAAGGTGTCACCATCAGGTGTTCATAAAGAAACAAATCAAACAAGAGTTGTTGACAATTCATGTAGTGAACATAGTGCCGGCTCAAGTCAGTGTAAGGGGAATAAGCTCAATGAAATTTCAGTAGAAGTCAATGAACATTCTCGAGTAGACGGTGAATGTGCTTGTGATAATTGCACCTCTCTCATGTTAAATGGTAATGCTGACCTCAGCAAAGTGCATATTGTTCCACAAAGTAATGGTGAACAAGTTGAGGTTGCAGAACACCAGCACTTAAGAGAACCTTATGCTGCTGCTGATAACTGCCGAGGGGATTCATGTCATGCTAGAGACATTGATGTCAGGCAAGGCGACATTGTGATGATTGAGGACCATTCTAATGTACAACAGTTGAAGACTCCTGAGGAAGAAGGCCTCATGTTAAATGGTAATGCTGACCTCAGCAAAGGGCATATTGTTCCACGAAGTAACAGGGAACAAGTTGAGGTTGCAGAACACCAGCACTTGAGAGAACCTTATGCTGCTGCTGTTAACTGCCCTGGGGATCCATGTCATGCTAGAGATATTAATGATGTCAGGCAAGATGACATTGTGATGATTGAGGCCCATTCTAATATACAACAGTTGAAGACTCCTGAGGAAGAAGGCCATGCTTCTGTAGACAAGGTATCAGCTGGTGAAAAGCATGGGAAAAGACAACTAGAGGATATCTTGGTAGTTGATAACAATGGTAGAAACAAATCCTCTCCAGCCAAATCTAAAAGGCATATTTCTCGGGCCAAGCGCTA CTCAAATCCGATACTCCCTCCTACTAGGCGAACTAAACTCTCTTGGACTCCGGAGGAGGAGGAATTTCTAAGG GAGGCAGTTCATGAATTGGGTGAAAAAAATGATGGTATCATCCCATGGGTTAAAATTTTAGAACTTGGTCGCCATGTAATTCATAAGACTCGGCAACCAGGGGATCTCAAAGATAAATGGAGgaatatgaagaagaaagagGCATCAAGAACTCTTAACCGTTAA
- the LOC135612693 gene encoding uncharacterized protein LOC135612693 isoform X1, with translation MTSNPLPWHWVIETLANCKQVDTSVLGDLILKDAEILIGAPVPVREKVALRYLEKLVDVDREEGPSEWASSGKIDVNRSCEEVLSQEMRKFFQVARLFNLEKDKVNLLTPDLHKFILQKRASLSGSSLDKIKAAILQGHCQALLPLKEISGLLVQNEVDNFQGKVSDESQRAKKLQVSTYNTEMESLRQSPAAPAPDGCNGLLQEECTRSIPQFPNQIVEGFKRMLQGDGVNNGGSYQNINEFTGNERKKIKLSTKDYHAQSNEKDSGLLAPGSNTVISQEDASESMEHLVKLNVTATNDKTIIQGSMCELPGRENIDAGGIHMPQPQQISSCPVPANINIIMQEDSPRVGQRLPLDVFVMDDDHAHLMKDATITKLPCNEGGSLQHVSVDGSGEKMNSAFFEKSRLNVQLSVTPEIAGDGDGSCNVLSDAELHNDIFAAEKHRLLSSQVHINDDSAIGGCTEQGLCIKCDKGGELLTCGGNGCLISVHESCLGSSPIFDTSGLFYCPFCSYTRASISYRKVKKNFIQARRVLSEFIGGNFVRGHRKVSPSGVHKETNQTRVVDNSCSEHSAGSSQCKGNKLNEISVEVNEHSRVDGECACDNCTSLMLNGNADLSKVHIVPQSNGEQVEVAEHQHLREPYAAADNCRGDSCHARDIDVRQGDIVMIEDHSNVQQLKTPEEEGLMLNGNADLSKGHIVPRSNREQVEVAEHQHLREPYAAAVNCPGDPCHARDINDVRQDDIVMIEAHSNIQQLKTPEEEGHASVDKVSAGEKHGKRQLEDILVVDNNGRNKSSPAKSKRHISRAKRYSNPILPPTRRTKLSWTPEEEEFLREAVHELGEKNDGIIPWVKILELGRHVIHKTRQPGDLKDKWRNMKKKEASRTLNR, from the exons ATGACGTCGAACCCTCTCCCGTGGCATTGGGTCATCGAAACCCTAGCAAATTGCAAGCAAGTTGACACTTCCGTCCTCGGGG ATTTGATCTTGAAGGACGCGGAGATCTTAATTGGCGCCCCGGTACCTGTGCGGGAGAAGGTCGCTTTGAGGTACTTGGAGAAACTCGTGGATGTAGATCGAGAGGAGGGTCCCTCGGAGTGGGCCTCTTCCGGTAAGATCGATGTCAACCGATCATGCGAGGAAGTTCTTTCCCAGGAGATGCGGAAG TTTTTTCAGGTAGCAAGATTGTTTAATCTTGAAAAGGATAAGGTAAACCTGCTCACTCCTGACCTTCACAAGTTTAttcttcaaaagagggcttccttATCAGGATCTTCTCTTGACAAG ATAAAGGCAGCCATTCTACAGGGCCATTGCCAAGCTCTCTTGCCGTTGAAGGAAATCAGTGGCTTGCTAGTACAAAATGAAGTTGATAATTTTCAGGGCAAGGTCAGTGATGAGTCTCAAAGGGCAAAGAAGCTTCAAGTAAGCACATACAACACTGAAATGGAATCATTGAGACAGAGTCCAGCTGCTCCTGCACCTGATGGTTGCAATGGACTACTGCAAGAAGAATGCACTAGATCTATACCGCAATTTCCAAATCAGATTGTTGAAGGCTTCAAGAGGATGCTACAAGGAGATGGTGTTAATAATGGTGGCAGTTATCAAAATATCAATGAGTTTACTGGGAACGAAAGGAAGAAGATTAAGCTAAGCACTAAAGATTATCATGCCCAGTCAAATGAAAAAGATTCAGGTCTCCTTGCCCCTGGAAGTAATACTGTCATATCTCAAGAAGATGCTTCAGAATCCATGGAGCATTTAGTTAAGCTAAATGTTACTGCAACTAATGATAAAACTATTATACAGGGTTCCATGTGTGAGCTGCCTGGTCGAGAAAACATTGATGCTGGTGGCATCCATATGCCACAACCACAACAGATTTCATCTTGTCCAGTTCCTGCTAATATCAATATAATCATGCAAGAAGATTCTCCCAGAGTTGGACAACGTTTGCCCTTGGATGTTTTTGTTATGGATGATGATCATGCTCATTTGATGAAAGATGCTACCATTACCAAGTTACCTTGTAACGAAGGTGGAAGTTTGCAACATGTATCTGTAGATGGAAGTGGAGAAAAGATGAATTCTGCATTCTTTGAGAAAAGCCGTTTAAATGTTCAGCTTAGTGTTACACCAGAGATAGCAGGAGATGGGGATGGCTCATGTAATGTGCTTTCTGATGCTGAACTACATAATGATATATTTGCTGCTGAGAAGCACCGCCTTTTGAGCTCCCAAGTACATATCAATGATGATTCTGCCATTGGTGGTTGTACAGAACAAGGTTTGTGTATTAAGTGTGATAAAGGCGGAGAATTGTTGACTTGTGGTGGCAATGGCTGTTTGATATCTGTTCATGAATCATGTTTAGGGTCGTCACCAATTTTTGATACATCAGGACTTTTTTACTGCCCCTTCTGTTCATATAcaagagcttctatttcatatagaaaagtgaagaaaaattttATTCAAGCAAGGAGAGTCCTTTCGGAATTTATTGGTGGAAATTTTGTTCGAGGACATCGAAAGGTGTCACCATCAGGTGTTCATAAAGAAACAAATCAAACAAGAGTTGTTGACAATTCATGTAGTGAACATAGTGCCGGCTCAAGTCAGTGTAAGGGGAATAAGCTCAATGAAATTTCAGTAGAAGTCAATGAACATTCTCGAGTAGACGGTGAATGTGCTTGTGATAATTGCACCTCTCTCATGTTAAATGGTAATGCTGACCTCAGCAAAGTGCATATTGTTCCACAAAGTAATGGTGAACAAGTTGAGGTTGCAGAACACCAGCACTTAAGAGAACCTTATGCTGCTGCTGATAACTGCCGAGGGGATTCATGTCATGCTAGAGACATTGATGTCAGGCAAGGCGACATTGTGATGATTGAGGACCATTCTAATGTACAACAGTTGAAGACTCCTGAGGAAGAAGGCCTCATGTTAAATGGTAATGCTGACCTCAGCAAAGGGCATATTGTTCCACGAAGTAACAGGGAACAAGTTGAGGTTGCAGAACACCAGCACTTGAGAGAACCTTATGCTGCTGCTGTTAACTGCCCTGGGGATCCATGTCATGCTAGAGATATTAATGATGTCAGGCAAGATGACATTGTGATGATTGAGGCCCATTCTAATATACAACAGTTGAAGACTCCTGAGGAAGAAGGCCATGCTTCTGTAGACAAGGTATCAGCTGGTGAAAAGCATGGGAAAAGACAACTAGAGGATATCTTGGTAGTTGATAACAATGGTAGAAACAAATCCTCTCCAGCCAAATCTAAAAGGCATATTTCTCGGGCCAAGCGCTA CTCAAATCCGATACTCCCTCCTACTAGGCGAACTAAACTCTCTTGGACTCCGGAGGAGGAGGAATTTCTAAGG GAGGCAGTTCATGAATTGGGTGAAAAAAATGATGGTATCATCCCATGGGTTAAAATTTTAGAACTTGGTCGCCATGTAATTCATAAGACTCGGCAACCAGGGGATCTCAAAGATAAATGGAGgaatatgaagaagaaagagGCATCAAGAACTCTTAACCGTTAA